The following coding sequences lie in one Labrus bergylta chromosome 5, fLabBer1.1, whole genome shotgun sequence genomic window:
- the rem1 gene encoding GTP-binding protein REM 1, which translates to MTLNTQREKQPLRRRGSTPIPPTHFHRQPSWTQDHQLTGSTKHDPDQPRPQRSHPPLGQSASYHPGDKSLHYLAEWSSDSEDDSLSDSDCVYRVVLLGDHGVGKTSLAGIFAGVTEKEEQPGEETYKRTLTVDGEETTLIVMDNWVNDRLEGEDASCQDNCLKVGSAYVIVYSVTDRTSFDSASELRITLRRARQAENLPIILVGNKSDLVRSREVAIEEGRACAVVFDCKFIETSASLQHNVSELFEGVVRQIRLRRDGSEAIQRRRSVYKRKESVTQKARRFLDRLVARNNQRMAAKVRSKSCHDLAVL; encoded by the exons ATGACCCTcaacactcagagagagaagcagcCCCTGCGGCGGCGAGGCAGCACCCCGATCCCTCCAACCCACTTCCATCGGCAACCGTCCTGGACCCAAGATCACCAACTCACCGGCAGCACCAAGCATGACCCTGATCAGCCCCGCCCCCAGCGCAGTCACCCTCCCCTTGGACAATCTGCGTCCTACCACCCAGGAGACAAGTCCCTCCACTACCTCGCCGAGTGGAGCTCAGACTCGGAAGACGACTCGCTGAGCGACTCGGACTGTGTTTACAGAGTGGTGTTGTTAGGCGACCACGGAGTTGGAAAGACGAGCCTCGCAGGGATCTTCGCTGGAGTCACAGAGAAAGAGGAACAACCTGGAG aGGAAACATACAAGCGGACGTTGACAGTAGATGGAGAGGAAACCACCCTAATCGTTATGGACAACTGGGTGAACGACAGACTG GAGGGAGAGGACGCCTCCTGTCAGGACAACTGTCTGAAAGTCGGGAGTGCGTACGTCATTGTTTATTCTGTCACTGACCGAACCAGCTTCGATTCAGCCTCTGAGCTCCGCATCACGCTTCGACGAGCTCGCCAGGCTGAAAACCTTCCCATCATCCTCGTGGGCAACAAGAGTGACTTGGTGCGATCCAGGGAAGTCGCTATTGAAG aggGCCGAGCGTGTGCCGTAGTGTTTGACTGTAAGTTCATTGAGACGTCAGCATCTTTGCAGCACAACGTCTCAGAGCTCTTTGAGGGCGTGGTCCGACAAATCCGTCTCCGTCGGGACGGCAGCGAGGCCATCCAGCGCAGACGCTCCGTCTACAAACGCAAAGAGAGTGTAACGCAGAAGGCTCGACGCTTCCTGGATCGACTCGTAGCGAGAAACAACCAACGCATGGCGGCCAAAGTGCGGTCAAAGAGCTGCCACGACCTGGCTGTCCTCTGA
- the pnp4a gene encoding purine nucleoside phosphorylase 4a, with protein sequence MHSKEQISHDEYQKTADWLMSQTRHRPQVAIICGSGLGMLADTLKCQDTFAYADIPGFPQSTVQGHAGRLVFGELKGKSCVCMQGRFHMYEGHSLLKTTFPVRVFKLLGVETLIVTNAAGSLADGLKPGDIMIIKDHVNFPGLVGLNPLSGPNDDKFGPRFPAMSGCYDKGLRCQAMEIAKELGVAGLMQEGVYAMVGGPNFESIAEARLLHRLGVDAVGMSTAPEVVVATHCGLRVFGLSLITNKVVKCYEDTDSVNHEGVLEVGRLRSKTVQQLVTELISRMEINNNNTTNAV encoded by the exons ATGCACAGCAAAGAACAGATCAG TCACGATGAATACCAGAAGACAGCTGATTGGTTGATGTCTCAGACGAGGCACCGCCCCCAGGTGGCGATCATCTGCGGGTCCGGACTGGGCATGCTCGCTGACACCCTCAAGTGTCAGGACACCTTCGCTTATGCTGACATCCCGGGCTTCCCACAGAGCACAG ttcAGGGTCATGCAGGTCGGCTGGTTTTCGGGGAGCTGAAGGGGAAGTcgtgtgtttgcatgcaggGTCGCTTCCACATGTATGAAGGACACTCACTGctcaag ACAACGTTTCCAGTTCGGGTCTTCAAGCTGTTGGGAGTGGAGACTCTGATTGTGACGAATGCAGCCGGCTCATTGGCTGACGGCCTCAAGCCTGGTGACATCATGATCATCAAGGACCACGTTAACTTCCCGGGATTGGTCGGTCTGAATCCACTGAGCGGACCCAACGACGACAA GTTTGGGCCTCGTTTCCCAGCCATGTCTGGTTGCTATGACAAAGGTCTGAGATGCCAAGCGATGGAAATCGCCAAAGAACTGGGCGTGGCCGGACTCATGCAGGAGGGCGTGTACGCCATGGTGGGCGGACCGAACTTTGAATCCATTGCAGAGGCCCGACTGCTGCATCGACTGGGGGTGGACGCTGTCG GTATGAGTACAGCTCCTGAGGTTGTGGTGGCAACTCACTGTGGTCTGAGAGTCTTCGGTCTCTCTCTGATCACCAACAAG GTGGTAAAGTGCTATGAGGACACAGACAGCGTGAACCATGAGGGCGTCCTGGAAGTCGGCCGACTGCGCTCAAAGACTGTACAGCAGCTGGTGACTGAATTGATCAGCAGGATGgagatcaacaacaacaacacaactaatgctgtctaa